From the genome of Sphingobium sp. JS3065, one region includes:
- a CDS encoding response regulator transcription factor produces the protein MNDAAKIYVVDDDRDLGASVARLLRRHGFDAQPFLDPAPLLDVYAGAPADCIVTDVMMGDLDGFAFADRIREIDPSSAIIFMTAWPTTANAVDSVRRYGGLDYLEKPLDEERLLAAVEEGVSWSSGRRQQLARTASLTPRERQVFDLLTQGYSNKVIAAMLSLSSRTVEDHRASVMFKTGANGLAQLIALAR, from the coding sequence ATGAACGATGCTGCGAAGATTTACGTGGTGGATGACGACCGCGATCTGGGCGCCAGCGTTGCCCGACTGCTGCGCCGTCACGGCTTCGATGCGCAGCCTTTTCTCGATCCCGCTCCCTTGCTGGACGTCTATGCCGGTGCGCCCGCCGACTGCATCGTCACCGATGTGATGATGGGGGATCTGGACGGCTTCGCCTTCGCCGACCGGATCAGGGAGATCGATCCGTCCTCCGCGATCATCTTCATGACCGCCTGGCCGACCACGGCCAATGCGGTGGATTCGGTGCGGCGCTATGGGGGCCTCGATTATCTGGAAAAGCCGCTGGATGAGGAGCGCCTGCTCGCGGCCGTGGAGGAAGGGGTCAGCTGGTCCAGCGGGCGACGCCAGCAACTGGCCCGCACCGCCAGCCTGACACCGCGCGAGCGGCAGGTTTTCGATCTCCTCACCCAAGGATATAGCAACAAAGTGATTGCGGCGATGCTGAGCCTGAGTTCTAGAACAGTCGAAGACCACCGCGCCTCTGTTATGTTTAAAACCGGAGCAAATGGGCTAGCGCAGTTAATCGCCCTGGCCCGCTAA
- a CDS encoding sensor histidine kinase: MAAAWGGAGFYSVWYPAAGLRLALLWYAGAWLTPFIALVEIMVDVAKGIFSFRMPDWPIILFGIVRPVFAYGATVAAIRWLASGSRATILIPPMPFGLAAVAAPNVAALSALPESLLRPDMTRVQSAHEVITSLSAFAVGDLLGVLILAPPLLWVAELLTRRHRPGMRIGARMRWPELAESSILLLSGIAITEALRRVGLGAQPMPVIFAVAWIGLRFGRTAAWAALAIATLLMLPQTAQDMTTAARLQLHLGLATVVVVGYLAGSFADAQRQARIDIERRDRMLFQAERLKTLRAMSVAVIHEISQPLSTLAIEARHLHAITGISDPEIAESAALIDRKAATLSNLVRRLRRYGGRAVDEPTPLPVSALVESVAALAAPEAKSEGVTLKVDPIDPDLVVLAQEVELGQAVVNLLRNAIQGAGDAQVGLAAMRVDDRVQIIVSNRRGADQLPNGGMGVGTLVARAIVEAHGGTLSRDISAYGDVRATISLPVTGGLA, encoded by the coding sequence ATGGCCGCGGCCTGGGGCGGGGCCGGTTTCTATTCTGTCTGGTATCCGGCGGCCGGGCTGCGGCTCGCGCTGCTATGGTATGCGGGCGCCTGGTTGACGCCTTTCATCGCCCTCGTCGAGATCATGGTCGACGTTGCGAAAGGCATTTTTTCTTTCAGAATGCCGGACTGGCCGATCATCCTGTTCGGGATCGTCCGGCCGGTTTTCGCCTATGGCGCGACCGTCGCGGCGATCCGCTGGCTGGCCAGCGGTTCGCGTGCCACGATCCTGATCCCGCCCATGCCATTTGGGCTCGCGGCGGTGGCGGCTCCGAACGTGGCGGCTCTGTCCGCCTTGCCGGAGTCGCTTTTGCGTCCCGACATGACCCGCGTGCAGAGCGCCCACGAGGTCATCACATCCCTCTCCGCATTCGCTGTTGGCGATCTGCTGGGCGTGCTGATTCTTGCGCCACCTTTGCTGTGGGTGGCTGAGCTGCTGACGCGCCGCCACCGTCCGGGCATGCGGATCGGCGCCAGAATGCGCTGGCCCGAGCTAGCGGAAAGCAGCATCCTGTTGCTCAGCGGCATCGCCATAACCGAAGCGCTGCGCCGCGTCGGCTTGGGTGCTCAGCCCATGCCCGTCATCTTCGCCGTTGCCTGGATCGGCCTGCGTTTCGGGCGAACCGCCGCCTGGGCGGCGCTGGCCATTGCGACCCTCCTCATGCTGCCGCAGACGGCGCAGGACATGACTACGGCCGCCCGGCTGCAATTGCATCTGGGATTGGCGACCGTGGTGGTGGTCGGCTATCTCGCCGGCAGCTTTGCCGATGCGCAGCGGCAGGCGCGTATCGATATCGAGCGGCGCGACCGAATGCTTTTTCAGGCAGAACGGCTGAAGACCCTGCGAGCCATGTCGGTCGCCGTTATTCATGAGATCAGCCAGCCACTGTCCACGCTGGCGATTGAAGCCAGGCACCTCCACGCCATCACCGGAATATCCGACCCGGAAATCGCTGAAAGCGCCGCGCTGATCGATCGCAAGGCGGCGACCCTGTCCAATCTGGTGCGGCGCCTGCGCCGATATGGCGGTCGCGCGGTGGACGAGCCGACGCCGCTGCCGGTGTCGGCCCTGGTAGAGAGCGTCGCCGCACTGGCCGCGCCCGAGGCAAAAAGCGAGGGCGTGACGCTGAAGGTCGATCCGATCGACCCCGATCTCGTCGTGCTCGCGCAGGAGGTGGAACTGGGGCAGGCGGTGGTCAACCTATTGCGCAACGCCATTCAGGGCGCTGGGGATGCGCAGGTCGGACTCGCCGCCATGAGGGTGGACGACCGGGTGCAGATCATCGTGTCGAACCGTCGGGGCGCCGACCAGCTTCCCAATGGCGGCATGGGCGTGGGCACGCTGGTTGCTCGCGCCATTGTCGAGGCCCATGGCGGCACCCTTTCGCGCGACATATCTGCGTATGGCGATGTCCGCGCCACCATTTCCCTGCCCGTGACCGGAGGATTGGCATGA